One part of the Candidatus Cloacimonadota bacterium genome encodes these proteins:
- a CDS encoding ATP-binding protein: MHSVFYDEKLTATIIDRLIHHSHLIIFSRENYRLKNSLMK, encoded by the coding sequence TTGCACTCAGTTTTCTATGATGAAAAATTAACTGCTACAATTATTGATAGATTGATACACCATAGCCACTTGATAATTTTCAGTCGAGAAAACTACCGATTGAAAAATTCTTTAATGAAA